From the Corythoichthys intestinalis isolate RoL2023-P3 chromosome 13, ASM3026506v1, whole genome shotgun sequence genome, one window contains:
- the ndufa5 gene encoding NADH dehydrogenase [ubiquinone] 1 alpha subcomplex subunit 5: MAGLLKKTTGLVGLAVSHNPHERLRILYSKILTSLQAIPPDAAYRKYTEQLVNERFNHVKTETDVEKLEKKINGGQIEEVIFQAECELALSRKMAEWKSWEPLIEEPPPNQWKWPI, translated from the exons ATGGCCGGACTCTTGAAAAAG aCAACCGGCCTAGTTGGTTTGGCAGTCTCCCACAATCCACATGAG CGACTGAGGATTCTGTACTCCAAAATCCTGACATCCTTGCAGGCCATTCCGCCAGACGCCGCATACAGGAAGTATACGGAACAGTTGGTCAACGAGCGGTTTAACCATGTCAAAACT GAAACTGATGTGGAGAAGTTGGAGAAGAAGATCAATGGTGGACAGATTGAAGAAGTGATATTCCAG GCGGAGTGCGAGTTGGCTTTGTCAAGAAAGATGGCCGAGTGGAAATCATGGGAGCCACTGATTGAAGAGCCACCTCCCAACCAATGGAAATGGCCCATCTGA
- the cog5 gene encoding conserved oligomeric Golgi complex subunit 5 gives MDNLLYSNNSSINSSLKDEFYADFLAKDFDVKIYTAQAIHHAVIAEQLAKLAQGISQLDKELHSQVVARHEDLLAQATGIESLEGVLQMMQTRISALQAAVDRIRTKIVDPYNKITARITQLSRLQVACDLLRRIIRILHLSKRLQVQLQGGSREITKAAHSLNELDYLSQGVDLSGIEVIENDLVLISRARLEVENQAKRLLEQGMEIQNPTQVGTALQVFYNLGSLRETISAVVGSYQNSIQDNIVSALDIKGLTQSTNPRGAPGRAVLPTPGSTATFRAALWTNLEKLMDQICAACKQVQHLQKVLMKKRDPVTHRCFIDELIKDGDHDILYTFWTDVTTKLREEFHAATQASSFLKQAFEGEYPKLLRLYNELWRRLQQYSASLHSSLMNTSGTDATLEPETDNFDLFSQGKPDYNPEKVLKDSLHPYEAAYLSKSLSRLFDPINLVFPMGGRNPPSNDELESIIKTISSELNVASIDSDLSLAVAKNAAKTVQLFCVKSEQLLCTQSDASQVIAPLTEGQRRNTAVVNSLYRLQQAVAKIISGLGSNLVAPTEALSSSLEEVQSLMNSAVHPLLQSVSDSIEAIIITLHQEDFSGKLPESDKPDVLCSLYMKELQGFISRVMTDYFRHFECIDFIYESTESIAQRAIELFVRHASLLRPLGEGGKMRLAADFAQMEMAVAPLCRRVSDLGKPYRVLRSFRPLLFQASNLIVKSPAVGDLIPYSTVLHFLFSRAPPELKSPHQRAEWSIARYSQWMDDHPSERDRLALMKGALEAYVQSVRARQGKEFAPIYPIMLQLLQKATSSEAHG, from the exons ATGGATAATTTGCTTTACAGCAataattcatcgattaattcATCACTAAAAGACG AGTTCTATGCAGATTTCCTTGCTAAGGATTTTGATGTTAAGATATACACTGCCCAAGCTATCCATCATGCTGTTATTGCTGAACAGCTAGCAAAACTGGCACAAGGAATCAGTCAACTTGACAAAGAGCTTCACAGCCAG GTGGTTGCCAGACATGAAGACTTGTTGGCTCAGGCAACCGGAATAGAGTCTCTTGAAG GGGTCCTCCAGATGATGCAGACGAGGATTAGCGCGCTACAAGCCGCAGTCGACAG GATAAGAACCAAAATAGTTGACCCGTACAATAAGATCACAGCCAGGATCACCCAATTGAGCAGATTACAG GTGGCTTGCGATCTTCTGCGGAGAATTATTCGAATCTTGCACCTCAGCAAAAGGCTTCAAGTTCAACTGCAGGGCGGCAGTCGGGAAATAACCAAGGCTGCACACAGTCTCAACGAGCTAG ATTATCTGTCTCAAGGAGTCGATTTGAGTGGCATTGAGGTGATTGAGAATGACCTGGTACTGATCAGTAGAGCAAGGCTGGAGGTGGAGAACCAGGCCAAACGATTACTGGAGCAGGGCATGGAAATTCAG AATCCAACGCAGGTTGGCACAGCCTTGCAGGTTTTCTACAACCTCGGTAGTCTGAGGGAGACCATCAGCGCTGTTGTGGGCTCTTACCAGAATAGCATACAAGACAACATCGTCAGTGCTCTGGACATCAAGGGTCTGACGCAATCAACAAACCCCAGAG GCGCCCCTGGAAGAGCAGTTCTCCCAACCCCAGGCAGCACGGCAACTTTTCGcgctgctctttggacaaacttGGAGAAACTCATGGACCAGATATGCGCCGCGTGCAAACAA GTGCAACATCTTCAAAAAGTCCTCATGAAGAAGCGAGACCCCGTCACTCATAGGTGTTTCATCGATGAGCTTATTAAG GATGGCGACCATGATATCCTCTACACCTTTTGGACTGACGTAACCACCAAACTAAGAGAAGAATTTCACGCAGCAACTCAAg CCTCGTCATTCCTGAAGCAAGCGTTTGAAGGAGAGTATCCCAAATTGTTGCGACTCTACAACGAGCTTTGGCGCCGTCTCCAGCAGTATAGCGCTAGCTTGCACAGCTCGCTGATGAACACTAGCGGTACAGATGCTACTCTGGAGCCAGAAACGGACAACTTTGATTTGTTCTCTCAGGGTAAACCAGACTACAA CCCGGAGAAGGTTCTGAAGGATTCTCTTCATCCGTATGAAGCGGCATACTTGTCCAAGTCTCTTTCTCGTCTGTTTGATCCTATAAATCTCGTATTCCCAATGGGTGGGCGCAACCCACCTTCCAACGATGAGTTGGAGAGCATCATCAAGACCATCAGTAG CGAATTAAATGTAGCATCTATAGATTCCGATCTCTCGCTTGCTGTTGCCAAGAACGCGGCCAAGACCGTGCAGCTCTTCTGCGTCAAGTCTGAACAACTG TTGTGTACTCAGAGTGATGCCAGTCAGGTGATCGCGCCATTAACTGAAGGTCAGAGACGGAACACTGCAGTGGTCAACTCACTTTACCGTCTACAGCAGGCTGTTGCCAAG ATTATTTCAGGTTTGGGGTCAAATCTGGTAGCTCCAACAGAGGctctttcttcttctttggaG GAAGTGCAGTCCTTGATGAACAGCGCAGTCCATCCTCTATTGCAGTCAGTAAGCGATTCCATAGAGGCCATAATTATCACGTTACACCAGGAGGACTTCTCAGG AAAGCTGCCAGAGTCGGATAAGCCTGATGTCCTCTGCTCCCTCTACATGAAGGAGTTACAGGGCTTTATTTCAAGAGTCATGACAGACTACTTCAGACATTTCGAGTGTATAGATTTCATCTACGAAAGCACGGAATCCATAGCTCAGCGTGCCATCGAGCTGTTCGTACGACATGCTAGCTTGCTCCGCCCACTGGGCGAAGGTGGGAAGATGCGGTTGGCGGCTGACTTTGCACAG atggAGATGGCTGTCGCTCCACTATGCAGACGAGTGTCTGATTTGGGCAAACCTTACAGAGTGCTTCGGTCCTTTAG ACCGCTGCTGTTTCAGGCGAGCAATCTGATTGTCAAGAGTCCAGCTGTGGGTGACTTGATCCCTTACAGCACCGtgcttcacttcctgttctcaaGAGCGCCACCTGAACTTAAATCGCCTCACCAG AGAGCAGAGTGGTCCATCGCACGCTACTCCCAGTGGATGGACGATCATCCCTCAGAGAGGGATCGTCTCGCGCTTATGAA GGGAGCTTTGGAGGCGTACGTCCAGTCCGTAAGGGCTCGCCAGGGAAAGGAATTTGCGCCGATATATCCCATAATGCTCCAGTTGTTGCAGAAAGCTACTTCATCGGAAGCACATGGATAA
- the tmtc1 gene encoding protein O-mannosyl-transferase TMTC1 → MTAPGRERSSPQHPVRQAKGCTASLYAVLVALCVLCYSNSIHGELVHDDVWAIINNPDVRPTSSLQNIFRNDFWGKRMSDNSSHKSYRPFCILTFKLNILLGGMTPVYFHMVNVCLHCAVTCLLMRTCKLCVFEESHLAFITAVLFAVHPVHTEAVSGIVGRADVLACLLFLLAFLSYIRSVGVMTSEDSTPCTASAGSLLISLLLGTCAMLVKETGITVFGVCMFYDALVLCGKQLFSHLSGSGVRQLVHIWKPFFKRAFVVTTYVLAILSIRLWLMGGSMPLFSEQDNPASFAPYLLTRVLTYSYLLYFNTCLLLAPIVLCYDWQVGSIPLVESLTDIRNLATVLLSVVMFALCRHCVHSLKKRKNEVLMGILFLVFPFIPASNLFFRVGFVVAERVLYMPSMGYCILVVHGFSRLVSLAGRWGTTFLSASMLLLLLLFSCKTVQQNKVWLSREALFSSGIWTLPHNAKVHYNYANYLKDNTRHQEAIYHYSIALRLYPRHASAMNNLGTLTHNPEEAERYYRRALDINPQHNRALFNLGNLLKLQGKEKEAETLLLDSIHYGPHFADAYSSLASLYADQKRYPEAHEMYLKGIENCPDNSDLHNNYGVFLVDTGKEELAAAHYQQAIQLKPSHYVAMVNLGRLLRSSNLNKEAEFWYKRALQVTRTVEILAPLGALYYNTGRYDAALRVYREAVSLQPENTDIWLALAQVLTMAGHTNESEKMTRDIISRGNSCIECYRLLSSIYSKHGNHAEALEALNGALQLNPNDLAVKAELYFSKGNQLREMNQLDLAFESYKLAVELKPDQSQAWMNMGGIQHIKGDYAAARMYYQRALNLNPGSKLLKENLEKLDRLEKRITGVP, encoded by the exons ATGACAGCCCCGGGAAGAGAGAGAAGCTCCCCGCAGCATCCCGTTCGACAAGCGAAGGGATGCACGGCGAGTCTGTATGCGGTTTTGGTCGCACTATGTGTGTTATGCTACAGCAACTCTATCCATGGCGAGTTGGTGCACGACGATGTTTGGGCTATTATCAACAACCCAGACGTCCGACCGACTTCAAGTCTCCAAAACATCTTCCGGAACGATTTTTGGGGCAAGAGGATGTCTGATAATTCCAGCCATAAATCCTACAGGCCGTTTTGCATCCTGACCTTTAA GTTGAATATCCTTCTGGGTGGAATGACACCGGTGTACTTCCACATGGTCAACGTGTGTCTGCACTGCGCTGTAACCTGCTTGCTGATGCGCACCTGTAAGCTGTGTGTGTTTGAAGAATCACATCTGGCCTTCATCACAGCCGTCCTGTTTGCAGTACACCCTGTCCACACAGAGGCG GTCTCCGGCATCGTGGGTAGAGCTGACGTATTAGCTTGTCTTCTCTTCTTGCTAGCTTTTCTTTCCTATATAAG AAGTGTTGGTGTGATGACGTCTGAAGACTCGACACCCTGTACGGCGTCAGCAGGGTCTTTGCTCATCAGTTTGCTCCTGGGGACCTGCGCCATGTTGGTGAAGGAAACTGGCATTACTGTGTTCGGCGTGTGCATGTTCTACGACGCCCTCGTGCTCTGCGGCAAGCAGCTTTTCAG TCACCTGTCTGGATCTGGCGTTAGACAACTTGTTCATATCTGGAAACCCTTCTTTAAGCGAGCCTTTGTGGTGACTACTTAT GTATTGGCCATTTTATCAATCAGACTGTGGTTAATGGGAGGTTCGATGCCTCTTTTCTCTGAACAGGACAATCCTGCATCCTTTGCACCTTACTTGCTTACTAG AGTTTTGACATACTCTTACCTACTGTACTTCAACACCTGTTTGCTGCTGGCCCCCATTGTACTGTGCTACGACTGGCAAGTGGGTAGTATCCCTCTTGTTGAGTCACTGACAGACATTCGCAATCTGGCCACCGTGTTGCTCTCTGTGGTGATGTTTGCCCTCTGCCGCCATTGCGTCCATTCGCTGaag AAACGAAAGAACGAAGTGTTGATGGGAATCTTGTTTTTAGTATTTCCTTTCATTCCTGCAAGTAATCTATTCTTCAGAGTGGGATTTGTTGTGGCTGAAAGGGTCCTCTACATGCCAAG TATGGGTTACTGTATCCTGGTGGTTCATGGATTTAGTCGGCTGGTTTCTTTGGCTGGCCGTTGGGGCACCACGTTCCTCAGTGCCTCAatgctgttgctgctgctgctcttCTCCTGCAAGACTGTTCAGCAGAACAAAGTCTGGCTTTCCAGGGAAGCCCTCTTCAG TTCTGGTATCTGGACTCTGCCACATAACGCCAAAGTCCATTACAACTACGCCAACTACCTGAAGGACAACACTCGACACCAAGAAGCCATTTACCACTACAGCATCGCTCTCAG GTTGTACCCCCGCCATGCCAGTGCGATGAACAATCTTGGCACTCTGACGCACAATCCAGAGGAGGCTGAGCGCTACTACAGGAGAGCACTGGATATCAATCCTCAGCATAATCGAGCACTCTTCAACCTGGGAAATCTTCTCAA GTTACAGGGGAAGGAGAAGGAAGCGGAGACATTGTTGTTGGACTCTATACACTATGGTCCACATTTTGCAGATGCTTATTCCAGTCTTGCTTCACTCTATGCTGACCAG aaacgCTATCCCGAAGCCCATGAAATGTATCTAAAAGGTATAGAGAATTGTCCTGACAACTCAGACCTGCATAACAACTATGGTGTATTTCTGGTGGATACTG GAAAGGAGGAGCTGGCAGCTGCTCACTATCAGCAAGCAATACAACTCAAACCATCTCACTACGTTGCCATGGTGAACTTGGGCCGTCTTCTCCGCTCCTCCAATTTGAACAAAGAGGCCGAGTTCTGGTATAAGAG AGCACTTCAAGTGACAAGAACGGTGGAGATCCTCGCACCACTTGGGGCACTTTACTACAACACGGGGCGCTACGATGCAGCGCTGCGTGTTTACAGAGAGGCTGTTAGCCTACAGCCGGAAAACACCGACATATGGCTAGCACTG GCACAGGTGTTGACTATGGCCGGTCATACGAACGAATCGGAGAAAATGACCCGTGACATAATTTCTAGAGGGAACAGCTGCATTGAATGTTACCGCCTCCTGTCTTCCATCTATAGCAAACATGGCAACCATGCCGAG GCTCTTGAAGCTCTGAACGGGGCTCTCCAGCTGAATCCTAATGATCTCGCAGTGAAAGCGGAGTTATATTTCTCCAAAGGGAACCAGCTACGAGAGATGAACCAGTTGGACCTAGCTTTTGAG AGCTATAAATTAGCTGTGGAGCTCAAACCTGATCAATCACAAGCCTGGATGAACATGGGAGGGATTCAACATATTAAG GGAGACTATGCAGCAGCTCGGATGTACTACCAGAGAGCCTTGAATCTAAATCCCGGTTCCAAACTACTAAAAGAGAATCTGGAGAAGCTGGATCGGCTCGAGAAGAGGATAACAGGGGTGCCGTAG